AGATAAATAATGGAAGATATCACTGTCTACTTAAGTAGTCATCAATAAACTCTCAAAATGTTGCATTTAATATCAACTATTTTGGAGCAGAATTTTCTATATCTTTTATGCCATTTTCAAAAGTATTGAGCTCAATTGTCTGGAATCCTCAAACACGTAAAcaggaaaaaaaggttaagaagTACGCAACCCCTTAAAATTATTGGAGTAGCCCAATACCGGATCATTTTATTCATAGTGGCAGTGCAGTGTGTGGTGTTTAACATGTTGAACTGGCACATGGGAGACACAGGTTCAAACCCCTAGTCACCCATGAAGCACAGCTGGCCAGTCGCCATTTCTCAGACCAACCTACCTGTCCAACCATAACAACATGGTTGTTATGAGGATGgtatggggagggagaaaaacttatACCTCACTTTGATCTCCCTGCAgggaaggtgagatataaattgctataataaataaaacaacaaattgGACAGCTTTCAACAGCACAAGTGCCAATCATGACCTGACTTCCTTTTACTGTGCTTAAGACAATCTACAGCATCTATTAAATTGCCcagcacagaaatgaaaaattagTAACTTGTAGGGTCAAGGATCACTGCCAATAAAATCTTGCAGTGTTTTGTATTTCTGTAAACCTTGAGGTCCCCCAAAGTATGTTGATAATCTTCATCTTGTGCATAAGTGGCACCAATTTGGGTATGCAAGCAACAGCACTTACACCTGGACTTTGAAAATAGAGGGaattaatattatattatattatattatattatattatattatattatattattatatgtaAACAGTAGGCCACTGAGGAGCTGTACCCCCTGCTCTCAGAAAGAACATATTCAGAAGGCAGAAACCTATCTGGCCCCATCCACTGGCCAGAAAAAGAGACctacttgctttcctcttctattGTGCCTATTCAATAGTGAGCTTGCAGTAGATACTATATAGTCTTTTAATATCTGTATGGTGCTTAGAATATTGTTAGTACTTTATAAATGTAAACATAATCACCTCTCTAAAGCTTGCTCACATCAGCTTCATGTCTCACATGCACTCCTTTCCTTGCACAGCTTGAAATCCTCATGAAGTACTCATGGGCAATGGAAACACTAGTCAGGATTTCATTAACTATTAACCATATAGTCCAAAACTAAAACCTTTCACTTTCTATCAAAGAACCTTCCCTTTAAGAGCATTTCCCTGGAAGATTAGACAAAATTAACACTTTAGGGAAGCGTAAAACCCAAATCCTTTATTCACTTTAACGGAACAAACGTTTTAGTTTTGCTGGTCCATATTTGCGAGATGGGAGACCTCCTGGGAACAATGTGTGTGTCACCTTGGGTTTCATGATGGAAAGAAGGTGCTATATAAATGTAAACAACCAAGTaactaaataaatttaaaatacattatttggCATCAAAGCACAGTATATGCTATTCCAATTTCCATAATCCAGATCCCTCCTTATTCTGGACATTTCTCAGACTGTTTTCACACATACTGTGCAGGATAATCCTACTATAGCTGGATAGAAAACCCAGTTACTCAAAATAGTATACAACTGGTGGGCAACACAGGTGGAAGAAGGGGCAAGGTTTGAGGGGTTTTTACACTAACCAGTATTATGGGAGTTGCACGTCTGTGAAAGAAATAGCCTCCACAGAACAGGTCTTCACAATAGGTTTGCATGTTTTCAGTCATCACTCACTGGGTTTCTTATTGAGTGCAAAGGGCTTAAGGAACATCGTGATGGCTGAAAAGAAGAACTTTGTCCAGAAGTGTGACACAATTAGTAGCAAGAAAACAGCATAATCTCTATTCCAAGATGTTCTCCAGCTGGTACATCCCAGGTTTGGCCAACTCCAGCAGATGGCTACCAATAATTTACAGTTGCTTTATGGACCCATAACATGAAAGgcaacataaaaataaagcacaaattttgcagtgtacagtggtacctcgggttacagacgcttcaggttacagacttcgctaacctagaaatagtacttcaggttaagaactttgcttcaggatgagaacagaaatcgtgcagcagcgggaggccccattagctaaagtggtgtttcaggttaagaacggacctccagaacgaattaagttcttaacctgagataccactgtattctgaaggaGGCAGAAACTCAAGAGCTTCAAAACCTAAAGGAAATCAGCTGATGCAAAAGCATGTATGCATCCGGAAACACAATCATACCTGCAACAGATGCTTATCCATGCACCAGTGAACTGCCAAAATCAATCTTTTGACACAGATACATATGTGAATTTTCTCATCCAGGGCCACTAGCTGTTTCATGTGACTGGTTAGTGGTGACTGGAGTGACACCACAGCCAAAGTTTGCAAACTACTTGCAGTGCACTCATGTAGCAGTTTACTTGGAAGCAGGATACAACCCCATGCACACTCACCTAGAAGCCCCACTGGATGCGAGATTTACATCCAAAAAAACTTACATAGGATAGCACTGTTAAATTTGCACTCTCCATTTGTAGTTTCAAATCAGGGCTTCTTTAAGCTAGGAATTTAACTGGAATTCAAGGCAGCTTATTTCCAAGTAATTTTGCAAagggctgcagccttcatctACAATTAAAATCAGAAGTTACTGCATGTCAGTCTAGCAATGTAGTTCGAAACTAGAGATATTTAGAGGAAGTAGGAGGAACGCTGGGGTGTTTTATTAGTCTACGCAAGTCTGTAAATGGCTATAAGATTCTAATACAGATAGGCCTTGTGGAAAGTGTATTTACTTTCCTAACTGAAGAAAGCGAAAATGACTTCAAACACATTTTCAAATCCTTCTGTGGCCTATATAAATCACCTGATTTCCAGCCTAACTCCCACAGAGTAAAAGCATGCGTAGTGCCAGAAGATACAATAACTCACAGTTAACAAAATGAAACTTTAACAAGAGACCCTGCTGTTCATAACTCAGCAGGGCATACTGtccccataaaaaaaaaaaacctaccaaGTTTGTCAGCATTCTAATCCTGGAAGTACCATATAAAGATCAAGCCTCCCAACTACCTAAACACctactggataatttttttaagcaatgCTTTTGTTTTAACACTTACTGAgtaaaatgactttttaaaagagtACTATTTTGTATTTCCACCAGACTGTTCCACCGATAACACAGCAACCTTGACTGAACACCTTacacatgtggggggggggggtttctcttACCTGCCACCGTCCATAGCTGAACAACAGTAATGTCACTGGGATGGCAGTGCCCGACATGGCATGCGTAGAGGGCATGCTGTACTCGGAGTTGTAGAAAACCTCCAGCTTGACCACGGGTGGGGATGCAGGTCTGGGCCAACGGATAAGGTCCTTGGTACACTGGCCCAGGTACATGACCCAGACCCAAACGATGATGAGCCTCCTGCCCAGCCAAGCATCCAGGTTCCAGATGCAGAAGGGGAAAAAGAGGATGTAGAAGAGCTCGTTGCCCAGCTCCGTGCCCAGGCTGAACAGGTAATAGAGGAAGGGGCTACGGATGGTGAAATCCTGGCATATCATTTCCCCAGTCAGAGAGTTGCGCCGAGGCTGCTTTTTGGGAACCCCGAACCCAGGCTTCTCCTCTTTCTTCGGGGGCTTGATCTGGGCTTCCACCTCACCGCAGGCTCCCCCGGAGAGCACCCCGTTCGAGTGCCACACGTCACCCTTCTCGCCCACATTGCAGGGGCCTTGGAAGCGGCACCTCCCGTCGTTCGCCCCATCCGGCTGGGTGGCCGGGCAGTTCCCGTTGGCCACCGGGGCACCGGGCTCCAGGGGCCGGGGGGGAGAAAAGGCAGCCCCCCACTCTGGGGGCGCTTGCACGCCGCACAGCCTCTGGAAAGCGGCGACCTTCTCCGAATCCTGCAGGCAGTTGGCCAGGCGGCGCAAGGAGGACATCCTGAAGGGCTCCGGCCAGGAGGAGGCAGCTGTCGGCTTAGGAAGGCGAGTCCAAAATCAGGGGTGCTGCACTGTGGGGAGACAGATTCGGAAGAGCGTCAAGAGTGGTTTCATACATACATCATGCATATATACAAGCacctatttaaaaaaagagatgaacctttttaaaaaaatgtttgggggggggtccagGGAAGAGGTCGGGAGCCCATCccctgggggtggaggagaggaggaaatggggggggctTGGGCTTATGGGGGGTTCCTGCTCCAAAGGACTttggctgccccctcccccccaagccatagaaactgggggggggggcgagaaagAGGGAGATTAGTGGGGTTTTGGCTGCACAAGGAAAgtggggttgggggggcaggGCAGGCGGTGGGGCTgaggatgtggggtggggggaagccctgACTTTGGGGTCGGGGGTTACCTCAGGCGCTGGGGAAACGCCTCAGTGGGGGGGGTAGGGGGGGGAGAGGCGAggggcgggtggggggggagaagaaatgtggggtgggggcgCGGTCCTGACGGGGAGGGCGTCGAGGGGAGGGGGCGCTCGGCCAGGGCTGCTCTACCCGTCATTCCGTCCCGGCGTCGCGTCAGTCCGTTGCTCCGTCCGCCGGTCCTCTCCGCTCTCCCTCCCTCGGCTCCCGCGCCCAAGTCCCGCCTGCCGCCCGAGGAGGCGCCGCCACTCAGACGGAGCGCGCACGCGCAGTGGCCTCGTTCCCCTCCCACCCCTCCCGCCGGAGAGGCGGTTGGAGCCGCTGGAACGTGGGCgcgagggaagagagagaaggagaaaggagcCGCCGaagatgggagggaggggagagatcgggagcgcgcggcggcggcggcggcgcgcctgccacgcatgcgcagaaggacAGAAGCCCTTCGCTAGCCCCTTACCCTTCCCCCCCAAGCTGGAAACTGCCCCCTCCCAccacattgattgattgattaaagcaGGGCTAAAggagatttaaaataaataaatcaaatagaattgaaagtgtttttaattattattattttttgggggggagtggtaAATAGCTGTTTCCTATACTgtaagctacagttagaactggatatggaacaactgattggctcaaaattgggaaaggagtacggcaaggctgtatattttggctcgcttctgcattgctcctttttcgtaacatcatattgtctccctgcttatttaacttatatgcagaattcatcatgcgaaaggctgggctggatgaatccctagccggaattaagattgccggaagaaatatcaacaacctcagatatgcagatgacgcaACCTTGATggaagaaagtgaggaggaattaaagaagcttttAATGAGGGTCAAaggggagagcgcaaaatatagtctgaagctcaacatcttgagagtcccatggactgcaagaagatcagaccgatccattctgaaggaaatcagccctgagtgctcactggaaggacagatcctgaagctgaggctccaatactttggccacctcatgagaagagacgactccctggaaaagaccctgatgttgggaaagatggagggcacaaggtgaaggggatgacagaggacgagatggttggacagtgttctcgaaactaccaacatgagtttgaccaaacagcgggaggcagtggaagacaggagtgcctggcgtgctctggtccatagggtcacgaagagtcggacacgactaaacgactaaacaacaacaatactgtaATTATGGaattgtctcccaggtcctagaatGCATCatggaatcttagagttggaagattcccccaagggtcatctagtccagtgtttcccaaacttgggtctccagctgttttgggactacaactcccatcatccctgaccactggtcctgctagctagggatgatggcagttgtagtccccaaacaactggagactcaagtttgggaaaccctgatctagtccaaccccctgccatgcagggaaCTCAGCTAACAcatgcatgacagatggtcatccaacctctgcttgaaaacctccaaggaaggagagtccaccacctctcctgggagtctgttccataacagctcttactgtcataaagttcttcctgagccttagtcagaatctccttgcaagaaaggagattcggaagccattggttcgaatcctaccctccagagcaggaaaaaccaggcttgttccctcctccatgtgatagcccttaagatatttgaagacagctatcatattctcctctcagtgtcctcttttccaggcaaaacatatccagctccttcaactgttcctcataaagcttggtttccaggcccttcttcatcttggtcaccttcctctgcacacgttccaacttgtgacgcccagaattggacacagtattacaAGTGTGGTCTAATTACGGCAAAATAGAGAGCTAATTACGGCAAAATAGGaatgtgggtggcgttgtggtctaaaccacagagcctagggcttgccaatcagaaggtcggcggttcgaatcccctcgacggggtgagctcccgttgctcggtcccagctcctgccaacctagccgttcgaaagcacatcaaagtgcggacaaacaccagtacctttacctttgcctagagaactactattacttcccttgatctgaacactatacagtggtacctcgggttaagtacttaattcgttccggaggtccgttcttaacctgaaactgttcttaacctgaagcaccactttagctaatggggcctcttgctgccgtcgccagagcacaatttctgttctcctcctgaagcaaagttcttaacccgaggtactatttctgggttagcagagtctgtaacctgaagcgtatgtaacccaaggtaccactgtacttctgttgatgaagcctagaatagcattagctttttttttttgctgctgcatcactctgtggactcatgttaagcttgtggtccaccaagacccctagatcctttttttacatgtactgctagtgagccaggtgtcccccatcctatatttgtgcatctggttcttcctgcctaagtgcagaaccttacatttgtccctattgaaattcattttgttaggttgcgcctagttctccaatctgttaaggcccTCTTCAATCCTGTTTCTGCCTTCCACAAGTCAGGGACAGCAAAGAACGTGGCCCACAAGACCAGGagaacaataaaataattaaaaataacgtAAGATTATAAAATCATGAAATGTCAAACAAATGATGAACACAGAGTCAAATGAATTCTGTAAAAATGCCTGGCAGAACAAAGATGTTTCTGACATTATTAATTATGATAATAATGCTAGTGTAATTATACATTACCTCTGTGTGGCTTTGAATTATAAGCTGTTTTGAggaccaatgtgtgtgtgtgtgtatttaatgcACAAATAGTGTATATGGAAGGTTTTGAACACGGCGTAAGCTTTCTCTGCCTCTGTGTAAAAGGTGAACCTCCATTTCCTGAGGACTTTGCCCGGCTGTGGTAAGACTATGACTAGGATATAGTGTCTGCCTCCCTCCCAGCAGCCCGGCCTTGTTGTGGCTGAGGGCAAGGTACAGAAAATGTTAGCATCCCGGCATCTGTTGAcactccagagtggctgggaaaacccagtcaggtgggcagggtgcaaataaaaaaattattcttcttcctattactattattactcaTTCTTGCATATTCGGTTTCTGCGTATGGAAGAGACAAACTTTTGGCATTGCTTCTTACCTAgggaccttccccccccccatttttcttttttgcaaatccacaaatcatatacagtggtacctcaggttaggtacttaatttgttccggaggtccgttcttaacctgaaactgttcttaacctgaagcaccactttagctaatggggcctcccgctgccgccgcactgccggagcacgatttctgttctcatcctgaagcaaagttcttaacctggaacactatttctggattagcggagtgtgtaacctgaagcatatgtaacctgaggtaccactgtatcagacaGCCTACAATTCAGTCAATTGGCAAAAAAATTTCGCTTTAAAAGTCAACAAATGCCCACCCGATCCCTTTTCTTTGCTTGGCTTGTGTACACACATCAAT
The nucleotide sequence above comes from Podarcis raffonei isolate rPodRaf1 chromosome 1, rPodRaf1.pri, whole genome shotgun sequence. Encoded proteins:
- the SGPP1 gene encoding sphingosine-1-phosphate phosphatase 1; its protein translation is MSSLRRLANCLQDSEKVAAFQRLCGVQAPPEWGAAFSPPRPLEPGAPVANGNCPATQPDGANDGRCRFQGPCNVGEKGDVWHSNGVLSGGACGEVEAQIKPPKKEEKPGFGVPKKQPRRNSLTGEMICQDFTIRSPFLYYLFSLGTELGNELFYILFFPFCIWNLDAWLGRRLIIVWVWVMYLGQCTKDLIRWPRPASPPVVKLEVFYNSEYSMPSTHAMSGTAIPVTLLLFSYGRWQYPLAYGLVLAICWCSLVCFSRIYMGMHSILDVIAGFLYALLILAVFLPLVDLVDSFNLTCTYAPLIIISLHLALGIFSFTLDTWSTSRGDTAQILGCGAGVACGSHVIYMLNMTPDPSPEMLPLLPPSLTVTLFGKVMLRLLIGVVILLLTKWAMKKVTIPLACKIFSIPCDDIRQARQRMEVELPYRYCTYGMVGFALTFLIPCLFHVMGLS